One genomic region from Rothia dentocariosa ATCC 17931 encodes:
- a CDS encoding MATE family efflux transporter — protein MSNKASEPNTSGAANTSDGTASTHEPQNLLDATPRTGSIPLHLGEGGADSGKTQPEKSLNRRILALAVPAFGALIAEPLFVLADSALVGQLGTETLAGMSIAATLITTVVGLMNFLAYSVTPAVARAFGAHRLAHAYRIGVDGVWVALGLGLLIMGVGYIFADPALRGMGANDATIGYARDYLHHSLWGIPPMMMILALMGTLRGLQDTVTPLKVAGVGTVVNVALNWVLIYPVGWGVAGSATGTSLTQWGMALALGIFIHLKMRPQGVTWRPDIAGMRGVLSLGSWLMLRTLSMRLALLSTVFVVARLGDEQTAAYQLGMSVFNLLLFALDSLAIAAQALLGKELGERDLTAESGRAKVRELKNRLVRMSLVYGVVTGVVAPVIGFFGNWIFTQDAPVATLFAWATLVIGVGQPIAAYVFVLDGILMGAQDVKYLAIGSFVMLVVYAPVIFGIHWAVSGGLLSATVGYLGLWAAYILWYQGVRAFIFGRRAASDVWIKA, from the coding sequence ATGAGCAACAAGGCCTCAGAACCCAACACATCAGGCGCCGCGAACACATCCGACGGCACCGCCAGCACGCACGAACCCCAAAACCTGCTGGATGCGACCCCGCGCACCGGCAGCATCCCCCTTCACCTGGGGGAAGGCGGCGCGGACTCTGGGAAAACCCAACCCGAAAAATCGCTCAACAGGCGTATTCTGGCGCTCGCCGTACCCGCCTTCGGCGCACTGATTGCCGAGCCGCTGTTCGTGCTCGCCGATTCCGCACTCGTGGGGCAGCTGGGCACCGAAACCCTGGCGGGCATGAGCATTGCGGCAACCCTCATCACAACCGTGGTGGGGCTCATGAACTTCCTCGCATACTCGGTGACCCCGGCGGTTGCGCGCGCGTTCGGGGCGCATCGGCTGGCGCACGCCTACCGCATCGGCGTGGACGGCGTGTGGGTTGCGCTTGGACTCGGTCTGCTCATTATGGGTGTGGGTTATATCTTTGCCGACCCTGCGCTGCGCGGCATGGGCGCGAACGACGCAACCATCGGCTATGCGCGCGACTACCTGCACCATTCGCTGTGGGGCATTCCGCCCATGATGATGATTCTGGCGCTCATGGGCACCCTGCGCGGGCTGCAAGATACCGTGACCCCGCTCAAAGTTGCGGGTGTGGGCACCGTGGTGAATGTGGCGCTGAACTGGGTGCTGATATACCCGGTCGGCTGGGGCGTGGCCGGTTCGGCGACGGGCACATCGCTCACGCAGTGGGGCATGGCGCTCGCACTCGGTATATTTATTCATCTTAAGATGCGCCCGCAGGGCGTGACGTGGCGTCCCGATATTGCGGGGATGCGCGGCGTGCTATCCCTCGGCTCCTGGCTGATGCTGCGCACCCTCTCGATGCGCCTAGCGCTGCTGTCTACCGTATTTGTGGTGGCTCGCCTGGGTGACGAGCAGACGGCGGCATATCAACTGGGTATGAGCGTGTTCAACCTGTTGCTCTTCGCCCTGGATTCTCTTGCAATTGCGGCGCAGGCACTGCTGGGCAAGGAACTTGGGGAACGCGACCTGACGGCTGAATCCGGGCGTGCGAAAGTGCGTGAACTCAAGAATCGCCTGGTGCGTATGAGCCTGGTGTACGGGGTCGTTACCGGCGTTGTTGCGCCCGTGATCGGTTTCTTCGGGAACTGGATTTTCACGCAGGATGCGCCCGTCGCCACCCTCTTCGCGTGGGCTACCCTCGTGATTGGCGTGGGGCAGCCGATAGCCGCATATGTATTCGTTCTTGATGGTATCCTCATGGGTGCTCAGGACGTGAAATACCTGGCAATTGGCTCATTTGTGATGCTGGTTGTTTATGCGCCCGTTATTTTCGGGATTCACTGGGCGGTTTCCGGTGGTCTGCTGAGTGCCACGGTGGGGTACCTGGGGCTGTGGGCGGCGTACATCCTGTGGTACCAGGGCGTGCGGGCGTTTATCTTCGGCCGCCGCGCCGCCTCGGACGTGTGGATTAAAGCGTAA
- a CDS encoding ABC transporter permease, which produces MARTPEAITPSSWRKVIAIATLASVIVSIVILAFTWPTKAMETNLPVSIAGPEAAVSQFEQGLKERGIETFEFKQASSREDAERQIKERETYGAIVFTEGAAPEVMTAPAANASANQMLTGVAQQMNAQVQQQATAAKTQALQQAAQAGGQQGAIATQQLEQLKTEQEKLQQAQVKTTAVVPLGDGDPNGMGLAVAAFPLVMGGIIGGVLSISLVKGTVRRFATAGLYGILGGLFMTLILGTWFGFVPGDFGALWATFGMTVFATASFMIGMSALFADAVGIGLGAVISMFIGNPLSGANMPWQFIPAPWGAFGQLMVPGASNTLLRNIAYFPNASNSLQWAVLLGWAGFGLLAGAIGWAWKERRATHMSAEDDTASVGAKTEANADVPDNVEIPWKTANT; this is translated from the coding sequence ATGGCACGCACACCGGAGGCGATTACGCCCTCATCCTGGCGTAAAGTTATCGCCATCGCCACGCTGGCATCCGTCATCGTCAGCATCGTGATTCTCGCCTTCACGTGGCCCACTAAAGCCATGGAGACGAACCTACCCGTCTCCATCGCGGGACCGGAAGCAGCCGTCAGCCAATTCGAGCAAGGACTCAAAGAGCGAGGAATCGAAACCTTCGAGTTCAAACAGGCATCCTCGCGCGAAGACGCCGAACGGCAGATCAAAGAACGTGAAACCTACGGCGCGATCGTCTTCACCGAAGGTGCGGCGCCCGAGGTCATGACCGCGCCCGCCGCAAACGCATCCGCAAACCAGATGCTCACTGGCGTAGCCCAGCAGATGAACGCTCAGGTACAGCAGCAAGCTACCGCAGCTAAAACTCAGGCACTGCAGCAGGCCGCCCAGGCGGGCGGGCAGCAGGGCGCTATCGCCACCCAGCAGCTCGAACAGCTGAAAACCGAGCAGGAAAAACTGCAGCAGGCGCAGGTCAAAACCACCGCAGTCGTACCACTCGGCGACGGTGACCCCAACGGTATGGGTCTGGCGGTTGCCGCATTCCCGCTTGTTATGGGCGGCATAATCGGCGGGGTTCTCAGTATCTCTCTTGTCAAAGGAACCGTGCGACGCTTCGCGACTGCAGGACTCTACGGGATTCTTGGCGGACTCTTCATGACCCTTATTCTAGGAACCTGGTTCGGGTTTGTTCCCGGCGATTTCGGGGCACTTTGGGCGACCTTCGGCATGACCGTTTTCGCGACGGCCTCCTTCATGATCGGAATGTCCGCGCTGTTTGCAGACGCCGTCGGTATCGGTCTTGGCGCCGTGATCTCCATGTTCATCGGCAACCCGCTCTCCGGGGCAAACATGCCGTGGCAGTTCATCCCCGCACCCTGGGGTGCCTTCGGGCAGCTGATGGTGCCGGGTGCATCCAACACGTTGCTGCGGAATATCGCCTATTTTCCGAATGCTTCAAACTCCCTGCAATGGGCTGTGCTGTTGGGCTGGGCAGGGTTTGGCCTTCTCGCCGGGGCGATCGGCTGGGCGTGGAAAGAACGCCGAGCAACTCACATGAGCGCAGAGGATGATACCGCGAGCGTTGGCGCGAAAACCGAGGCGAACGCAGATGTGCCGGACAACGTTGAGATTCCCTGGAAAACGGCAAACACATAG
- a CDS encoding DUF6891 domain-containing protein → MTTSFTDKKAVTTVSPEARDAWFKWQLTPPVPTSWELPEEAREDFEDAIMLLLLTGEDASEYADYLNDCLEEFLGESQVKGDFYHDIEQYAQKVVRERRALAERLGVTGDSGNLAAAFADLEAHGVLARGKFSCCGTCASAEIWDEREGSDRWKGYIYYHQQDAENLAESGSTYIGFGSFEAYPSDEEAWKKLSDEQRAAVTRKHEELSLALMLDTVIPTLERYGIKVTWNGSYDTRPRLDNVEVYEIP, encoded by the coding sequence ATGACAACTTCATTCACCGATAAAAAAGCTGTAACGACTGTGAGCCCCGAAGCTCGGGACGCATGGTTTAAATGGCAACTCACTCCACCCGTTCCCACGTCCTGGGAACTGCCCGAAGAAGCACGAGAAGACTTTGAAGATGCAATCATGCTCCTGCTCCTCACCGGCGAGGACGCCAGCGAATATGCGGATTACCTCAACGACTGCCTAGAAGAATTTCTAGGCGAATCGCAGGTCAAAGGCGACTTCTACCACGATATTGAACAATACGCGCAGAAAGTCGTGAGGGAGCGCCGTGCGCTCGCCGAGCGTTTGGGTGTTACGGGTGATTCTGGCAACTTGGCTGCGGCTTTCGCTGATTTGGAGGCGCACGGCGTGCTTGCGCGCGGTAAATTTTCGTGCTGCGGAACCTGCGCCAGCGCCGAAATCTGGGATGAGCGTGAGGGCTCTGACCGATGGAAGGGCTATATCTACTATCACCAGCAGGATGCCGAGAATCTGGCGGAAAGCGGGAGCACCTACATTGGCTTCGGCTCGTTTGAGGCGTACCCCTCTGATGAAGAGGCGTGGAAGAAACTCAGTGATGAGCAGCGCGCGGCCGTCACCCGCAAACATGAGGAACTATCACTCGCGTTGATGCTTGATACCGTGATTCCGACGCTGGAACGCTACGGCATTAAGGTGACCTGGAACGGTAGCTACGATACCCGCCCGCGCCTCGATAACGTTGAGGTCTACGAGATTCCGTAA
- a CDS encoding glycerophosphodiester phosphodiesterase has protein sequence MSLSSQKLNRRTVLGATTLGAAAAMMPVVGASAAEARIQGSLPGEKEQPVNDEQQPILDEDIEFDPEHAAWTFLRQKEFFVAHRGSGDINPEHTAYAYTQTARNADAIEISLRTTADNIPVCIHDESLMRVTGLNRKVRDLTLQKLRGVYVNMRKTLGEGTPLEQIPTFEEAVDAINNAPTGKRLPLFIEAKDWRAQGHLLKAIKERGLAHRVVIKMYRDGHGGFNPNSKYLAQAKAAGCQTWCYFDANDSLEGIRQLAGSNNVDALGVPYFESVRGPGYGSMADDKVRAIVGFGKPVIVWEVHRRSTYEHYKSLGVRGFMSPDPSWVCGWKKQATINVESGRREHGMLPSSITNAQDYPDFTRGAIMHQQNYDESLLLGPLAAATDREQYTLEFAMHWDKKLPTTTWNYGYMAFGRSHDGPLGIAGKFRGASEDGCYVLALRPGAKVRDEHGKYRTGDLAQLIRLDGGPGASREGKVLHTMNLKKPIKPNESIEGKIVVKGKYFYFVINGQYSAQIHDAAYRGPYVHFGRYHGNATGGPLVLTRALARESWA, from the coding sequence ATGAGCCTTTCTTCGCAGAAACTCAACCGACGTACCGTTCTTGGCGCCACCACGCTTGGCGCTGCCGCCGCTATGATGCCCGTGGTGGGCGCATCCGCAGCAGAGGCGAGAATTCAAGGAAGTCTTCCCGGCGAGAAGGAACAGCCTGTCAATGATGAACAGCAGCCTATCCTCGACGAAGATATTGAATTTGACCCGGAACATGCGGCCTGGACCTTTCTTAGACAAAAAGAATTCTTTGTAGCACATCGTGGTTCGGGCGATATTAATCCCGAACACACCGCATACGCATATACTCAAACTGCAAGAAATGCCGATGCTATCGAAATTTCTTTACGAACCACGGCTGATAATATTCCCGTTTGCATTCATGATGAATCGCTGATGCGCGTTACTGGACTTAATCGCAAAGTACGTGATCTTACCCTGCAAAAACTGCGCGGCGTTTACGTCAATATGCGCAAGACCCTCGGTGAAGGTACACCGCTGGAGCAGATTCCCACCTTTGAAGAGGCCGTGGATGCGATTAACAACGCCCCCACCGGCAAGCGCCTTCCCCTCTTCATCGAAGCGAAAGACTGGCGCGCACAGGGCCATCTGTTGAAAGCTATCAAAGAACGCGGGCTGGCGCATCGTGTGGTGATCAAGATGTACCGCGACGGCCACGGCGGTTTCAACCCCAACTCAAAGTATCTGGCCCAAGCGAAAGCCGCGGGCTGCCAGACCTGGTGCTACTTCGACGCCAACGACAGCCTTGAAGGAATCCGTCAGCTGGCGGGATCCAACAACGTGGATGCGCTCGGCGTGCCCTACTTTGAATCCGTGCGCGGCCCCGGGTACGGTTCCATGGCGGATGATAAGGTGCGTGCCATTGTCGGCTTCGGCAAGCCCGTGATTGTTTGGGAGGTGCACCGCCGAAGCACCTACGAACACTACAAGAGCCTGGGCGTGCGCGGGTTTATGAGCCCCGACCCGTCCTGGGTGTGCGGGTGGAAAAAACAGGCCACGATCAACGTTGAAAGCGGCCGTCGGGAGCACGGCATGCTGCCCTCCAGCATCACCAACGCCCAGGATTACCCCGACTTCACCCGCGGGGCAATCATGCACCAACAGAATTACGACGAATCCTTGCTGTTGGGGCCGCTCGCTGCTGCCACTGACAGGGAACAGTACACCCTCGAATTCGCTATGCACTGGGATAAGAAACTGCCCACAACCACCTGGAATTACGGGTACATGGCGTTCGGTCGCAGCCACGACGGTCCGCTCGGTATCGCCGGGAAGTTCCGGGGTGCATCCGAGGACGGCTGCTATGTGCTCGCTCTTCGCCCCGGCGCGAAGGTTCGGGACGAGCACGGCAAATACCGGACGGGCGATCTTGCACAGCTGATTCGTCTTGACGGCGGGCCGGGTGCGTCTCGCGAAGGTAAGGTTCTGCACACCATGAACTTGAAAAAGCCTATCAAGCCCAACGAGAGTATCGAAGGCAAAATTGTGGTGAAGGGCAAGTACTTCTACTTTGTGATTAACGGCCAGTATTCCGCGCAGATTCATGATGCCGCCTACCGCGGTCCCTACGTGCATTTCGGCCGCTATCACGGCAATGCAACCGGCGGTCCGCTCGTGCTCACCCGCGCACTTGCCCGTGAGTCATGGGCATAA
- the fbaA gene encoding class II fructose-bisphosphate aldolase — protein sequence MAIATPEVYAEMLENAKAKGFAYPAVNVTSSQTLNAALRGFAEAGSDGIVQASTGGAAYWSGASKKDMVAGSLAFAAYAREIAKQYDVNIALHTDHCPKDKLDGFVLPLLAESEKAVARGEDPIFNSHMWDGSAIDLDENLKIAAELLERTNKAKIVLEVEIGAVGGEEDGVEGAIDDSLYTTVDDAVKTVEALGLGEKGRYIAALTFGNVHGVYKPGNVHLRPELLKQIQDEIGAKYGKEKPFSLVFHGGSGSTAQEIADAVSYGVIKMNIDTDTQYAFTRPVAGHMFTNYDGVLKVDGEVGNKKAYDPRVWGAKAEEGMAARVVEACQQLGSAGTSLNK from the coding sequence ATGGCTATTGCAACCCCCGAAGTCTACGCAGAGATGCTGGAGAATGCGAAAGCAAAAGGCTTCGCCTACCCGGCAGTAAACGTCACCTCCTCGCAGACCCTCAACGCCGCTCTTCGCGGTTTCGCTGAGGCTGGTTCTGACGGTATTGTTCAGGCATCCACTGGTGGCGCAGCGTACTGGTCGGGAGCATCGAAGAAGGATATGGTCGCTGGTTCCCTGGCATTCGCGGCATACGCTCGTGAGATCGCCAAACAGTACGACGTGAACATCGCGCTGCACACTGACCACTGCCCCAAGGACAAGCTGGATGGCTTTGTTCTTCCCCTGCTCGCCGAGTCTGAAAAGGCTGTGGCGCGCGGCGAAGACCCCATCTTTAACTCTCATATGTGGGATGGTTCCGCTATTGATCTAGATGAGAACCTCAAGATTGCGGCTGAGCTTCTGGAGCGCACCAACAAGGCAAAGATTGTGCTTGAGGTTGAGATTGGTGCCGTCGGCGGCGAGGAAGACGGCGTTGAAGGCGCTATTGACGACTCCCTGTACACCACCGTTGATGACGCGGTGAAGACCGTTGAGGCTCTGGGTCTGGGCGAGAAGGGCCGCTACATTGCGGCGCTGACCTTCGGTAACGTGCACGGTGTGTACAAGCCCGGTAACGTGCACCTGCGCCCCGAACTGCTCAAGCAGATTCAGGACGAGATCGGCGCTAAGTACGGTAAGGAGAAGCCGTTCTCGCTGGTGTTCCACGGTGGTTCCGGTTCGACCGCTCAGGAGATCGCGGATGCGGTTTCCTACGGTGTGATCAAGATGAACATTGATACCGATACCCAGTACGCCTTCACCCGCCCGGTCGCCGGTCACATGTTCACCAACTACGACGGCGTGCTCAAGGTTGACGGCGAGGTCGGCAACAAGAAGGCATACGACCCCCGCGTGTGGGGCGCTAAGGCTGAAGAGGGCATGGCAGCTCGCGTGGTTGAGGCTTGCCAGCAGCTCGGCTCGGCAGGCACCTCGCTGAACAAGTAG
- a CDS encoding arsenic metallochaperone ArsD family protein, with product MSEHTEELTGTILEVFIPGPGENPEDPNDMERTLFLGAAQEALDSGVDIEVYSTDSYPSAFEECEPVAEQIAMSGADVLPIMLVNGEVKVSFMYPTAEQITRFSKAHKIKKPKANAAAAACGPSGSSGFTPIPDLAPGALREPAGFAATLAGKKPQVVGGPDIGNRVNLMGGDTGDGIPSEGSVATKSGGCGCGGCGCGG from the coding sequence ATGAGTGAGCATACCGAAGAACTAACCGGCACCATCCTTGAGGTTTTCATTCCGGGTCCGGGCGAGAACCCTGAGGACCCTAACGATATGGAACGAACCCTCTTTTTGGGCGCTGCGCAGGAAGCACTCGATTCGGGGGTCGATATTGAGGTTTACTCAACCGATAGTTACCCTTCAGCATTCGAAGAATGCGAACCCGTCGCCGAGCAGATTGCGATGAGCGGTGCCGACGTTCTACCGATTATGCTCGTCAACGGCGAGGTCAAAGTTTCGTTTATGTACCCGACCGCCGAGCAGATTACGCGCTTCTCTAAGGCGCACAAGATCAAAAAGCCGAAGGCGAATGCGGCTGCAGCGGCATGCGGTCCGAGCGGTTCCTCCGGCTTCACTCCCATTCCCGATTTGGCACCCGGTGCTCTGCGCGAACCCGCCGGTTTCGCGGCTACCCTCGCCGGTAAAAAGCCCCAGGTGGTAGGTGGTCCCGATATTGGTAACCGCGTGAACCTCATGGGCGGCGACACCGGTGACGGCATTCCCTCTGAGGGTTCAGTCGCCACCAAATCCGGCGGATGCGGATGTGGTGGCTGCGGGTGCGGCGGCTAA
- a CDS encoding TetR/AcrR family transcriptional regulator, whose product MPRLTEATKQARRRQIIDAAFTCFTAKGYTHTSMTDIIRESGLSSGSIYSHFSGKGDILYATVQQRIDMIAAAYGELKDPSPRDIMRMIFATSTVEANFTSMLRIRLESFTVPEVQESTNTLFTTLHDIVAQSLIPWGQRYLEAENKRKPSADELQAFVSDTADALILTFQGFMVRSTLSPSTDREHLFQIALSLLPE is encoded by the coding sequence ATGCCACGTCTGACCGAAGCCACTAAACAGGCACGTCGACGCCAAATTATCGACGCCGCCTTCACGTGTTTTACCGCCAAGGGGTACACCCATACCTCCATGACGGACATCATCAGAGAATCCGGACTTTCCTCGGGTTCCATTTACTCGCACTTCAGCGGCAAAGGCGACATTCTTTACGCCACTGTTCAACAGCGTATCGATATGATCGCCGCAGCTTACGGGGAACTCAAAGACCCCTCCCCACGCGACATTATGCGCATGATCTTCGCCACCTCAACCGTCGAAGCGAACTTCACCTCGATGCTGCGCATCCGTCTGGAATCGTTTACCGTTCCCGAGGTGCAAGAATCCACCAACACGCTTTTTACCACTCTGCACGATATCGTTGCCCAATCGCTCATCCCCTGGGGCCAGCGGTATCTTGAGGCAGAGAATAAACGCAAACCTTCTGCCGACGAACTTCAAGCCTTCGTCAGCGACACAGCGGATGCGCTCATCCTCACTTTCCAGGGGTTCATGGTGCGCTCAACCCTGTCCCCCTCGACCGACCGTGAGCACCTTTTCCAGATTGCGCTGAGCCTGCTGCCCGAATAA
- a CDS encoding Asp23/Gls24 family envelope stress response protein, protein MTETNTQPAAVSVEDSQTESPWQEQRGVTVIPAQVVAQIAAQAAYESANVGSNAGGLLGIGARRNFHSRPEAKCDLYGQVAVLHLDLGLTFPTALVSTLQQVREHVSQRVEYFTGLRVEKINIEISWLNPNNQVRRALR, encoded by the coding sequence ATGACGGAGACCAATACACAGCCCGCTGCTGTCAGTGTCGAGGACTCTCAGACAGAGAGCCCCTGGCAGGAGCAGCGCGGCGTCACCGTCATTCCCGCCCAGGTTGTTGCGCAGATCGCGGCTCAAGCTGCCTACGAGAGCGCAAATGTGGGCTCGAACGCTGGGGGGCTGCTCGGGATCGGGGCACGTCGAAATTTCCATTCACGCCCCGAGGCAAAGTGTGATCTCTACGGTCAGGTTGCTGTCCTTCACTTAGATCTCGGCCTTACCTTCCCTACAGCACTGGTTTCAACTCTTCAACAGGTGCGTGAGCATGTGAGCCAGCGCGTCGAGTATTTCACTGGGCTGAGGGTTGAGAAGATCAACATTGAGATCTCCTGGCTCAATCCGAACAACCAGGTAAGGAGGGCTCTGCGATGA
- a CDS encoding RNA-binding S4 domain-containing protein, giving the protein MGSMSEEITSARIDVWLWSVRIFKTRALAADECKGGHVRVNDASAKPSQKLKRGDIVRVRYPGWERVFKVEKLITKRVGAPIAVTCYEDLSGPRPAHLSMPPVAKRERGTGRPTKKERRALDELRGRKG; this is encoded by the coding sequence ATGGGAAGTATGAGCGAAGAGATCACCAGCGCCCGCATCGACGTCTGGCTGTGGTCGGTGCGCATCTTCAAAACCCGCGCACTCGCAGCCGACGAATGCAAAGGCGGGCACGTGCGCGTGAACGATGCATCCGCAAAACCCTCACAAAAACTCAAACGAGGCGACATTGTGCGGGTGCGCTACCCCGGCTGGGAGCGGGTGTTTAAGGTCGAAAAACTCATCACCAAACGGGTGGGCGCGCCGATCGCCGTCACCTGTTACGAAGACCTCTCGGGGCCGCGCCCCGCGCACCTGTCGATGCCGCCAGTCGCCAAACGTGAACGCGGCACCGGGCGACCCACCAAGAAAGAACGCCGTGCCCTAGACGAGCTGCGGGGGCGAAAAGGCTAA
- a CDS encoding DUF6286 domain-containing protein — protein MKAPVQNLIRRPSRSLPVIILALLFLIVGGLGIWALGNRLLNGAWPNGTSSAVSGLGSTIIGSPAVLAAACFVIVCSLFMILLALWPGAPERTEVLADNIPGQTAISRRDLARLVQAHVERVDGVHSARVRVRRTRVNVTVFSVLDDLEPVRQAAQKAAEQAIQTLKPVGTAHSRVRIQHTS, from the coding sequence ATGAAAGCTCCCGTACAAAATCTCATCCGGCGCCCATCGCGGAGTTTGCCCGTCATTATCCTGGCGTTACTATTCCTCATCGTAGGAGGGCTGGGAATCTGGGCGCTGGGAAACCGTCTCCTGAACGGAGCGTGGCCGAATGGAACATCCTCAGCAGTCAGCGGGCTCGGCTCCACGATTATAGGGTCGCCAGCGGTACTCGCGGCAGCCTGCTTTGTGATCGTATGCAGTCTGTTCATGATTCTCCTGGCTCTGTGGCCGGGAGCTCCTGAACGCACTGAAGTTCTTGCAGATAACATACCCGGTCAGACAGCTATTTCACGCCGTGACCTAGCAAGGCTGGTACAAGCCCATGTCGAGCGGGTCGATGGTGTTCACAGCGCTAGGGTTCGAGTCCGTCGAACGCGCGTGAATGTGACCGTGTTCAGCGTTCTGGATGACCTCGAACCTGTGCGTCAGGCCGCACAGAAGGCAGCTGAACAGGCTATACAGACCTTGAAACCCGTCGGAACCGCACACAGCCGAGTGCGTATCCAGCACACGAGCTGA
- a CDS encoding PTS sugar transporter subunit IIA — protein MFGFGKKKAAAPTESTATADIYVAPVTGEYLPLSEVSDPVFSQGVMGDGYAVNPTSNMIVAPAAGTIALIQDTMHAFMLRTDNGGEVLVHIGIDTVDLNGEGFTSHAKVGDKVEAGAPIIEVDWEAIKDRIPSKETMVMVTNTPKFNIVKDSEERRTVNAGDHVAEATKK, from the coding sequence ATGTTTGGTTTCGGGAAGAAAAAAGCAGCGGCACCGACGGAATCGACCGCAACCGCTGATATTTATGTGGCACCGGTGACGGGGGAGTACCTTCCGCTGTCTGAAGTTTCTGACCCCGTATTTTCGCAGGGTGTCATGGGGGATGGCTACGCCGTTAACCCTACATCGAATATGATCGTTGCCCCTGCGGCAGGTACGATCGCCTTGATCCAAGACACCATGCATGCCTTTATGCTGCGCACCGATAACGGCGGCGAGGTGCTGGTGCATATCGGTATCGATACTGTAGATCTCAATGGCGAAGGCTTTACCTCGCACGCTAAGGTGGGCGATAAGGTTGAGGCGGGTGCTCCCATTATTGAGGTTGATTGGGAGGCTATTAAGGATCGTATTCCCTCCAAGGAGACGATGGTGATGGTTACTAACACCCCCAAGTTCAATATTGTGAAGGACTCCGAAGAACGCCGCACCGTCAACGCGGGCGATCACGTGGCGGAAGCGACCAAGAAGTAG
- a CDS encoding RNA polymerase sigma factor, producing the protein MTDEQRSNAGQSTGPPTEHVPHPNAASQGKDRYLVLRAQDGDIDAFGKLVERYQGRLFRTAYMIVRNRHDSEDIVQETLVQAWRSLHLLRDPDAFRGWLMRICTNKATSTIRQLQRRATDPYDSEGLESASVLPNTTSTATDDPAQSSEVNAQIEALAKLLASAPEELRIVWVLREVDDMSYEEISQTLNLTESTVRGRLARARSLVMRHMKEWE; encoded by the coding sequence ATGACCGATGAACAGCGCAGCAATGCAGGGCAGTCCACCGGTCCGCCCACCGAGCATGTGCCTCATCCGAACGCTGCGTCTCAGGGCAAAGACAGGTACCTGGTGCTGCGAGCTCAGGACGGTGACATTGACGCCTTCGGAAAGCTCGTCGAACGTTATCAGGGACGCCTGTTTCGCACTGCCTACATGATCGTGCGTAACCGCCACGACAGTGAGGACATCGTCCAAGAGACCCTTGTCCAGGCGTGGCGGAGTCTTCATCTGCTTCGGGATCCTGATGCCTTCCGGGGTTGGCTCATGCGCATCTGCACTAATAAGGCCACCAGCACTATTCGTCAACTTCAGCGCCGAGCCACTGACCCTTACGATTCAGAGGGTCTTGAGAGCGCGAGCGTCCTCCCTAACACGACGTCGACAGCGACCGACGATCCGGCACAGTCCAGTGAGGTCAACGCCCAGATAGAAGCATTAGCCAAGCTGTTGGCATCCGCTCCTGAAGAGCTGCGTATCGTCTGGGTGCTTCGAGAGGTTGATGACATGTCCTACGAGGAGATATCCCAAACCCTGAACCTAACCGAATCCACAGTCCGGGGGAGGCTGGCACGCGCCCGTTCCCTCGTCATGCGCCATATGAAGGAGTGGGAATGA